One stretch of Lysobacterales bacterium DNA includes these proteins:
- the aspS gene encoding aspartate--tRNA ligase: protein MRSHYCGLVDETLTGQTVTLCGWADTRRDHGGVIFIDLRDHEGLVQCVIEPDNAAAFKSAEGVRYEYCLRITGTVRGRPASQINDRLRTGKIEVVCDRVEVLNASAPLPFQLDDTPGEEARLKYRYLDIRRPAMQRAMRLRTRLTQEIRRYLDARGFQDIETPILTKATPEGARDYLVPSRVHAGEFYALPQSPQLFKQLLMMAGMDRYYQIARCFRDEDLRADRQPEFTQLDMEFAFVEEHDVQDMVEGMIRHIFKTVNDTELQDPFPRMTYAEAMRRYGSDKPDLRIDLELVDVAAAVAHVEFKVFSGPAKDPGGRVACLRVPKGSEMTRKQLDDLGLYVAKYGAKGLAWIRIDDLSKGREGLTSPIVKFLDDAAIEGIFNAVGAEQGDVLFFGAGPYKTVSDFMGALRIKVAKDMGLVANRWAPLWVTDFPMFEYDADDKRYVALHHPFTAPKIDDVADLKANAVSSVSRGYDCVLNGNEIGGGSIRIHRPDMQSAVFDLLGISAEEAELKFGFLLDALKFGAPPHGGIAFGIDRMAALMVGTESIRDVIAFPKTASANCLLTSAPSVVAENQLQELHVRVVKPVKKG, encoded by the coding sequence ATGCGTAGCCACTATTGCGGTCTCGTCGACGAGACGCTGACCGGTCAGACCGTCACCCTCTGCGGCTGGGCCGATACCCGTCGCGATCACGGCGGCGTCATCTTCATCGACCTGCGCGACCACGAGGGCCTGGTGCAGTGTGTGATCGAGCCGGACAATGCGGCGGCGTTCAAATCGGCCGAAGGCGTGCGCTACGAGTATTGCCTGCGCATCACCGGTACGGTGCGCGGCCGTCCCGCCTCGCAGATCAATGACCGCTTGCGCACCGGCAAGATCGAAGTCGTGTGCGATCGTGTGGAAGTGCTGAACGCGTCGGCGCCGCTGCCGTTCCAGCTGGACGACACGCCGGGCGAAGAAGCGCGCCTCAAGTATCGCTATCTCGATATCCGCCGCCCGGCGATGCAGCGCGCGATGCGCCTGCGCACGCGCCTGACCCAGGAAATCCGCCGTTATCTCGATGCGCGGGGTTTCCAGGACATCGAAACGCCGATCCTGACCAAGGCGACGCCGGAAGGCGCGCGCGACTATCTGGTGCCGAGCCGCGTGCATGCGGGCGAGTTCTACGCGCTGCCGCAGTCGCCGCAATTGTTCAAGCAGTTGCTGATGATGGCCGGCATGGATCGCTACTACCAGATCGCGCGCTGCTTCCGCGACGAAGACCTGCGCGCCGACCGCCAGCCGGAATTCACCCAGCTCGACATGGAGTTCGCGTTCGTCGAGGAACACGACGTGCAGGACATGGTCGAGGGCATGATCCGCCACATCTTCAAGACCGTGAACGATACCGAGCTGCAGGACCCGTTCCCGCGCATGACCTACGCCGAGGCGATGCGTCGCTACGGTTCCGACAAGCCGGACCTGCGCATCGATCTGGAGCTGGTCGATGTCGCGGCCGCGGTCGCGCATGTCGAGTTCAAGGTGTTCTCGGGACCGGCCAAGGACCCGGGTGGCCGCGTCGCCTGCCTGCGCGTGCCCAAGGGTTCGGAGATGACGCGCAAGCAGCTCGATGACCTCGGGCTCTACGTCGCCAAGTACGGCGCCAAGGGCCTGGCCTGGATCCGCATCGATGATCTGTCCAAGGGCCGCGAAGGCCTGACCTCGCCGATCGTCAAATTCCTCGACGATGCCGCGATCGAGGGCATCTTCAATGCAGTCGGCGCCGAGCAGGGCGATGTGCTGTTCTTCGGCGCCGGACCGTACAAGACCGTGTCGGATTTCATGGGCGCGCTGCGCATCAAGGTCGCGAAGGACATGGGCCTGGTCGCAAACCGCTGGGCGCCGTTGTGGGTCACCGACTTCCCGATGTTCGAGTACGACGCCGACGACAAGCGCTACGTCGCCCTGCACCACCCGTTCACCGCACCGAAGATCGACGACGTCGCCGACCTCAAGGCCAACGCCGTCAGTTCGGTATCGCGCGGCTACGACTGCGTGCTCAATGGCAACGAAATCGGCGGCGGCTCGATCCGCATCCATCGCCCGGACATGCAGAGCGCGGTGTTTGACCTGCTCGGCATCAGCGCCGAAGAAGCGGAACTGAAGTTCGGCTTCCTGCTCGACGCCCTCAAGTTTGGCGCCCCGCCGCACGGCGGCATCGCCTTCGGCATCGACCGCATGGCCGCACTGATGGTCGGCACCGAGTCCATCCGCGACGTCATCGCCTTCCCCAAAACCGCCAGCGCCAACTGCCTGCTCACCAGCGCCCCCTCCGTCGTCGCCGAGAACCAGTTGCAGGAACTGCACGTGCGCGTGGTGAAGCCGGTGAAGAAGGGGTAG
- a CDS encoding ATP-binding protein, giving the protein MLKKLALANIGPGPKFRMDCASRLNLITGDNGLGKSFLLDCAWWALTRTWARNAVIPTSTRPGVSEIAFEFDAKTKSKVVRYASRFDRNSQSWKGKQGRPSDPGLVLYAQVDGGFSVWDPQRNYWRTDRGVDVQDRPSAYLFRPDDVWNGLRVDGKRQCNGLIDDWAAWQRENKRPFQLLEAALRHLSPDENETLSIGELTRIGLDDSRWIPTIRQPGAGDVPIVHASAGVRRIAALVYLLVWAYTEHEIAARQRGQPSSRQIIFLIDEVDTHLHPRWQRKVLGALLEVVDELITGGESAVQIVATTHSPMVMASIEPDFDEATDSHWTLEIDSDSKQVQLVNRPWAPQGDVGSWLVSPSFGLQQARSSEAERAIEAAEALGREDFKSLPAGLNTHAKIEAELIRLLPALDPFFIRWRVAGSPSAKAISGPRKFSRKTVVRAKKK; this is encoded by the coding sequence ATGCTGAAGAAGCTTGCTCTTGCAAACATCGGTCCCGGTCCGAAATTTCGAATGGACTGCGCCTCCCGATTGAATTTGATCACCGGGGACAACGGACTCGGCAAGAGTTTCTTATTGGATTGTGCTTGGTGGGCTCTGACGCGTACGTGGGCCCGCAACGCTGTGATCCCGACCTCCACGCGCCCAGGAGTTTCGGAAATTGCTTTCGAGTTTGATGCGAAGACGAAGTCCAAGGTTGTTCGATACGCATCTCGATTCGATAGGAATTCACAAAGCTGGAAGGGGAAGCAAGGGCGGCCATCGGACCCCGGACTCGTTCTCTATGCGCAGGTGGACGGAGGATTTTCCGTTTGGGACCCGCAGCGCAACTACTGGCGCACTGATCGCGGAGTTGACGTCCAAGACAGGCCGTCTGCCTACCTGTTCAGGCCTGATGATGTTTGGAATGGTCTTCGAGTCGACGGCAAGCGCCAATGCAATGGGTTGATCGATGACTGGGCTGCTTGGCAGCGTGAAAACAAGCGTCCGTTTCAGTTGCTCGAGGCCGCGCTACGGCACTTGTCTCCGGATGAAAACGAAACGCTGAGCATTGGCGAATTGACGCGCATCGGTCTGGACGACAGTCGCTGGATCCCGACGATCAGACAACCTGGAGCAGGTGACGTTCCCATAGTCCACGCATCTGCTGGCGTGCGTCGAATTGCCGCTCTCGTGTACCTGCTCGTATGGGCCTACACGGAGCACGAGATTGCGGCGAGGCAACGAGGCCAACCCTCATCACGCCAGATCATCTTCCTGATTGACGAAGTTGACACTCATCTCCATCCTCGCTGGCAACGGAAAGTTCTCGGCGCGCTTCTTGAAGTGGTTGATGAGTTGATCACGGGAGGCGAATCGGCGGTGCAAATTGTTGCGACGACCCACTCGCCCATGGTCATGGCGTCGATTGAACCAGATTTCGATGAGGCAACTGACAGTCATTGGACGCTGGAGATTGATTCCGACTCGAAGCAAGTACAGCTGGTCAACCGCCCTTGGGCACCTCAAGGCGATGTCGGGTCTTGGCTTGTCTCGCCAAGCTTTGGATTGCAACAGGCCAGATCTTCTGAAGCTGAGCGTGCCATCGAGGCGGCCGAAGCGCTGGGGCGAGAAGATTTCAAGAGTTTGCCCGCCGGGTTGAATACACACGCAAAAATAGAGGCCGAGTTGATCCGCCTGCTTCCCGCGCTAGATCCGTTCTTCATTAGATGGCGGGTCGCTGGGTCGCCTTCGGCGAAGGCCATTTCTGGGCCTCGAAAGTTCAGTCGCAAGACAGTCGTTCGGGCGAAGAAGAAGTGA
- a CDS encoding zinc ribbon domain-containing protein, translating to MPIYEYVCAHCGTKSDHLMRLSDPDPGECPQCGPATMTRALSAPSFRLAGSGWYETDFKKEGDAKRNLVEKPSGDSKPAENKPTESKPAEGGCGGGGCGGACAAPAADA from the coding sequence ATGCCGATCTACGAATACGTCTGCGCCCATTGTGGCACCAAGAGCGACCACCTGATGCGCCTGTCCGACCCGGACCCGGGCGAGTGCCCGCAGTGCGGTCCGGCGACGATGACGCGCGCGCTCTCGGCGCCCTCGTTCCGGCTGGCGGGCAGCGGCTGGTACGAGACCGACTTCAAGAAAGAAGGCGACGCCAAACGCAATTTGGTCGAAAAGCCGAGCGGCGACAGCAAGCCCGCAGAGAACAAGCCGACCGAGAGCAAGCCAGCCGAGGGCGGCTGTGGCGGCGGTGGCTGCGGCGGAGCCTGTGCCGCGCCGGCTGCGGACGCCTGA
- a CDS encoding alpha/beta fold hydrolase translates to MSERVLLLHGIWMRGFMMARLAKHLASEGYAVDVVDYPSLSKGADACADDLRARIAAHAGETVHVVGHSLGGLVALLATQGETLPGRSVCLGSPLTGSAAAKSLATFAPWMMGRSRERLLSGLGEWRGPREVGVIAGRVPFGAALLIGGLSGESDGTVGVDETRLPGIHDHAVIAATHTGLPFSTEAIAMTANFLRAGRFQPATGAASG, encoded by the coding sequence ATGAGCGAGCGCGTGTTGTTGCTGCACGGCATCTGGATGCGCGGCTTCATGATGGCGCGGCTGGCGAAGCATCTGGCGAGCGAAGGCTATGCGGTTGACGTGGTCGACTACCCCTCGCTGAGCAAGGGCGCGGACGCCTGTGCCGACGACTTGCGCGCGCGCATCGCCGCGCATGCGGGCGAGACGGTGCATGTGGTCGGGCATTCGCTGGGCGGGTTGGTGGCGCTGCTGGCGACGCAGGGCGAGACTTTGCCCGGTCGCAGCGTCTGCCTGGGTTCACCGTTGACCGGAAGCGCTGCAGCGAAGAGCCTGGCGACGTTTGCGCCGTGGATGATGGGCCGCAGTCGCGAACGCTTGCTGAGCGGCCTCGGCGAATGGCGCGGCCCGCGCGAGGTCGGCGTGATCGCCGGGCGCGTGCCGTTCGGCGCCGCGCTGCTGATCGGCGGACTGAGTGGCGAAAGTGATGGCACCGTCGGCGTCGATGAAACGCGGCTGCCGGGCATCCATGACCATGCCGTGATCGCCGCCACCCACACCGGACTGCCGTTCTCGACCGAAGCGATCGCGATGACCGCGAACTTCCTGCGCGCGGGGCGCTTCCAGCCGGCTACGGGCGCAGCCAGCGGATGA
- a CDS encoding alpha/beta hydrolase encodes MNPATARSQRHRIAIAEVRGLLQLATQATHGVTGVVEGVHQSVWRSLGAADGPVPGRTRGLTGLVYRGIHGVSHVIGHGIDRALHKLQPMLDREHDAAHPSPQRAAFQSVLNGVMGDHLVASGNPLAIPMSLRHRGRLVATDTPADIPAARGRILLLVHGLCMNDLQWRGERAGGVTDHGEAAAAALGYTPLYLRYNTGRHISENGRDLSERLERLLAQWPVPVEEISIVAHSMGGLVARSACHHGSGAARTWRGKLRKLVFLGTPHHGAPLERAGQWVDQVLARSMYTAPFAKLGQMRSAGITDLRHGCVRDEDWLGAGRFAHAEDSRLHLPLPADIACFSIAATLAKQRSPLAERLVGDGLVPLDSALGRHDDARDLGLHRHAHWISHGTGHIELLHRPEVGAQIIRWLRP; translated from the coding sequence ATGAACCCCGCCACTGCCAGATCACAGCGCCATCGCATCGCCATCGCCGAAGTGCGCGGACTGCTGCAACTGGCGACCCAGGCGACGCATGGCGTCACCGGCGTGGTTGAGGGTGTGCACCAGTCGGTGTGGCGTTCGCTCGGCGCCGCCGACGGGCCCGTGCCGGGGCGAACCCGCGGCCTGACCGGGCTCGTGTACCGCGGCATCCATGGCGTCAGCCACGTGATCGGACACGGCATCGACCGGGCGCTGCACAAGCTGCAGCCGATGCTCGACCGCGAACACGACGCTGCACACCCGTCACCACAGCGCGCCGCATTCCAGTCGGTACTGAATGGCGTGATGGGCGATCATCTGGTCGCGAGCGGCAATCCGCTGGCGATCCCGATGTCGCTGCGCCATCGCGGACGACTGGTCGCGACGGACACTCCTGCCGACATTCCCGCTGCCCGTGGTCGCATCCTGCTGCTCGTGCACGGCCTGTGCATGAACGACCTGCAATGGCGCGGCGAGCGTGCTGGCGGGGTGACTGACCACGGCGAGGCAGCGGCCGCGGCACTCGGCTACACGCCGCTGTACCTGCGCTACAACACGGGGCGGCATATTTCCGAAAACGGCCGCGATCTCTCGGAGCGACTGGAACGGCTGCTCGCGCAATGGCCGGTGCCGGTCGAGGAGATCAGCATCGTCGCGCACAGCATGGGCGGGTTGGTCGCACGCAGTGCCTGCCACCACGGCAGCGGCGCGGCGCGAACCTGGCGCGGCAAGCTGCGCAAGCTCGTGTTCCTCGGCACGCCGCACCATGGCGCACCGCTGGAACGCGCCGGGCAGTGGGTCGATCAGGTGCTTGCTCGCAGCATGTACACCGCGCCGTTCGCGAAGCTCGGCCAGATGCGCAGCGCCGGCATCACCGACCTGCGCCATGGCTGTGTACGCGATGAGGACTGGCTAGGCGCGGGCCGCTTCGCCCACGCAGAGGATTCGCGTCTGCACCTGCCGCTACCCGCGGATATCGCCTGCTTCAGCATCGCCGCAACGCTGGCGAAGCAACGCAGCCCGCTCGCCGAGCGACTGGTCGGTGACGGCCTGGTGCCGCTCGACAGCGCCCTCGGCCGCCACGACGACGCCCGCGATCTCGGGCTGCACCGCCATGCCCACTGGATCAGTCACGGCACCGGTCACATCGAATTGCTGCATCGCCCGGAAGTGGGCGCGCAGATCATCCGCTGGCTGCGCCCGTAG
- a CDS encoding AIM24 family protein, with translation MTPKTLTEFLAETADQSQGDAPWELENERILEVKLSQQRVWMKAGAMVAYRGGIKFEREGAFEHGASRFFKEMFTGEGAKLTKASGSGRLFLAEGGKRITLLKLEGDGVTVNGNDLLAFQDGIEWDIRMTRKLSGMVAGGLFNLQLKGHGLIALTTHGRPLTLRVARNMPVCTDPNATVAWSSNLEPEFKTDISLRTLIGRASGESVQMAFSGEGFVVVQPYEEQPFQARR, from the coding sequence ATGACCCCCAAGACCCTCACCGAATTCCTTGCCGAGACGGCCGACCAAAGTCAGGGCGATGCGCCTTGGGAGCTGGAGAACGAGCGCATCCTGGAGGTGAAGCTGTCGCAGCAGCGAGTGTGGATGAAGGCCGGGGCGATGGTGGCGTATCGCGGTGGCATCAAGTTCGAGCGCGAGGGGGCGTTCGAGCATGGCGCGTCGCGGTTCTTCAAGGAGATGTTCACCGGCGAGGGCGCGAAGCTGACCAAGGCTTCGGGCAGCGGTCGATTGTTCCTGGCCGAGGGCGGCAAGCGCATCACGCTGCTGAAGCTGGAAGGCGACGGCGTGACCGTGAACGGCAACGACCTGCTCGCGTTCCAGGACGGCATCGAATGGGACATCCGCATGACGCGCAAGCTCAGCGGCATGGTCGCCGGCGGCCTGTTCAACCTGCAGCTGAAAGGGCATGGCCTGATCGCGCTGACCACGCACGGACGTCCGCTGACGCTGCGCGTTGCGCGCAACATGCCGGTGTGCACCGACCCGAACGCGACCGTGGCGTGGTCGTCCAATCTCGAACCCGAGTTCAAGACCGACATCTCGCTGCGCACCCTGATCGGCCGCGCCAGCGGTGAGTCGGTGCAGATGGCCTTCAGCGGCGAGGGCTTCGTCGTCGTGCAGCCTTACGAAGAGCAGCCGTTCCAAGCGCGGCGCTGA